The window ACGGATTTCGAATCCGTTTTCGACACCATATTTTTTTGGGATGATTTAATAAAAATCAATAAAAACAACAACTTCAACACACCATGACACAACATCACTCCACACCATTCGGGGGACCAATTCCCCCAAAATTCCCCCAAGCTTTCTAGTGAGCCCGTTGTGTACATCCTTCGGCTGTGATGCCTATTTGCCACACTGAATGGCTGGAGCTAATGTGTCAGCAGACATCAGAGGCTGGAGACAATCATGGGTTGGAACGATAATGTCGACTGGGAGCTCAATGACGCCATTCAAGACCTTCTAGATGAAGGGCTGCTCAAGGAAGACACGGCAGGATACGGTGTAGCTCAGCAGGTGATCCACGAAGGCTATGACAGCTTGAGCTCCAAGCAAAAACACGTGTTTGATAAGCACGTCGGCGAGCCATTAGCAAAGCGCCAGAAGGCGCTTAACGTTCAGCGGATCATTGATTCCAATCCAGATTGAGTCAGCGGCAGGCGCTAACCGCTGCCGGCGCTCAGCCAATAGCGCACACACTTTCACTTCCAAGCTGTCGGACTTGCGCAGGCCGGCGGCCTAGTGAAGAGATGGCAACTCCTTTCCGCGCGCCTTGGCGATTACCCGAAGCTGGTAATCGGATACCGCCTGAAACAGCGACTCGGCCAGTAGGTGTAGGCGCTCGATCTCTTCAGGCGTCGCGTTGCGGTCCTGGGCCTGGTGGTATTCCCGCATGGCGTCGATGGCCTGCTGGATCAGCGGCTCGCCCGCCTCGACCATACCAATGAAGGTGCGCTTGTCCACAGCCCTGCTCCGATCAGTTGATCAGCGCATTATAGGACGCTTCGCACGCCAAGCCGGCTATTCGGCTTCGCTCAAGCGCTGTCGCGAGGCCTCCCGCCATTCGGTCAGACTCTTCAAGCAATCCCCCGAGCACCACGACGGCAGAGGTTCCTGCCTGGCGCTGCTGGGCAGCGATGGTATCGCAGGTGGCTCGGTGGCCGTCCCGCAGTCTGGCGATCTCGCCGCGCAGCCCGTCAGCAGCAGACTCAGCAGTAGCGGCGCGGCCTTGGGCCAGCTCCAGTTTCTTGCGTGCACTTTCACCCTCCTCGTCCGCCGCGGCTTGGCGGCGTTGTTCCTCTGTTCTGGTCTTGGCGGCAGCGCGCCGGTCACGCTCAGCCACCTGCAGGCGGTAGTCGGCCAACTCGATCCGGGCGGCGCCGGTTTCGCCTTGGGCAACCACCACCCGGTACTGCTGGCCCCCGGCGACAAGCACCAGGGCGATCAGCCACCAGCACCAGGCCGGTACCGCGCCGAGCCAGTTCACGCCAGCACCCCGCCAAGCTCGACCCAGCGCCCTAGCAGCTTGTCCAGGCGATGCGGGTTCTGCCCGTAGGTGTTGCCTGGCAGCGACGCCCAGATGTTCGAGCACTTAGCGATAGCCTGCTGGATGCGGCCGGCCTTGATATCGTCCAGGGCCTTGCGTTCGCGGATCTGCTGCAGCGCGATGCGGTCCTGGTTCTCCGGCGTGAACCCGCCAGCCAAGCGCAGGCTGACCCGGTATGCATCCCAGTAACGCTCGAGCAACTGGTACCGGCCGGCTGCCGTGCTGGTCACAGGCTTTCCGTTGATGGGGAATGTCAGCTTACGCCGCGGGTGGTCCGCGTAGCCTTGGAACAGTCCGCCGCCGTACAGCACGTTGTATCCGTCGTCGCTCGCCCTGACGGTCGAGGTGCCTTCAGAGAAAGCGATCAGGTCCAGAAACCGGAGCACGTTCGCGCCTCCGGCCTGGGTTTCGGTGAGTCTGGACATGGTTTCTCCAGGCAAAAAAAATGCCCGCAACTGGGCGGGCATTGGGGAGTATCTGAAGCAGTTGCTGCTCGTTGATGGGCATTCAGTTTTCTCCAGGCAAAAAAATACCGCCGGGCGGCGGTCGGTGGTTTCGGTGCGGGTCAGGCCGGCGGCGCTGGCCAATCGATGATCGCTGGGTAGCCGTCCTGCTCGGGCACTTCGACCAGGTCGAGGCGGTAGTTCTTCCAGGCCTTGAGCTGGTCCTGCTTGGCTTGATCGGCGCGGCCCAGCTCTACGGCGTCCTGCAGCGGGGCGATGGCGTCGTCAGCGATCTTTCGCAGGCGACCCGTTTCAGTAACGGCGGCCAGCAGCAGCTGCGCTGCAGCGGTTTCCGCCTTCATCTCGGCAGTAACAAGCTGCGACCAATCCACAACGCCCGGGGCTTCCTGTCCCAGGACTTCGGAGTTCTGCCCAGGCAGCAAAATCTGACCATCCGGCGGGCTCACAATGTCGCTTGGAAACCTGACGCTTTGAGGCGCGTCATCGGCATGCGGCAGGATCAAAGTGAGCGTCAGGCTGCCACCGATACGCTCTACAGGCCCGAGAAGCCAGGGCGAAGCAACAGCCTGACCTGGAAGTGTTGCGCCCTCAGACACGGCAGCGAAATCGAAGATTTTGCCGTTGATTGACAGCGATTCTCCATTACGAGCAATCGAGAGCGATTCTGGAGAGCCGATAGGAACAAGCTTGATAATCATCAGAACCACCTTCCCACTGCAAGGACATTGAAAGAGAACGCACCCGATCCGGTTGTAGCCGGCCCCGCACCGAACCATGCATTCAATGCCGAGCCGCTACTTGCCGACAGATGTGTGATCCAGGCGGAGCGAGCCGAAATATCTGACTCATAGAACTGGCCATACAGGTCTGGTGGAGAGACGAACGCTACCGGCAAGCCGGCGGTGATGTTCACATATCGAACGCCAGTGCCAGTCGCCCACGATACTGCGCCATTGGCAATGCTCACTTTCTGACTGGAAATCATGAGCCCGCATGCAAACTTCCAGTAGGTGCCCACGGAGTTGGTGACCTGCTGCATCAGCGCGCCGGTGGGTACGCCACCTGTTTGGCTAAGTTCGCCAACAATCGCAGCGACTGCCGCTGAACCCAGGTTCAGTCCGGCACGGGCCGCTGCGGCGGTAGTGCCGCCGGTCCCCCCTTTTGCCACGGGGACTACGTTCTCGGTCGAGACGGAGCCCAGGCCGGCCAAGGTGGAACCCCATTGGTCGACGATCTGACGCAGGCGGTCGGCAGACTCCTTCACATAGCCTTGCATCGGGGCGAGGCCATATGTGCCACCGGCTACGGTCGAGCCCTGGTAGGCAGGCAAAATGCTCAGCACCGTGCCGCTGGCAATGTTGGTAACTTCATACCAGCGCCCGTCAGGCCCTTGAAAAGCGTCACCAACTCGGGCATTGGCAGAGAAGTTGGTGTTGGTTCCCGTAACCGTAGTCTGACCGGCCGTGATCGCAACCGTGCCCGTTCTATACCATGGCATGCTTGGTTCCTTTTAAAGAGGTTTCATTGGTCGAGATGCGAAGAGGGTCCGGCCGTTGACGCTGAGCGCGTTTATGCCGTCGAAGTTTTCGCAGTACATCTGCAGCACGTCCCGTCTTCCAGGAAGAAACCCGCCGTAATTCGCCCTGAATGGCTGGGTGGTTTGACCAACGTTGGTTGCAGAGAAAAGGGCATTCGCGAGGACGTAGTCGGCATAATTTCCGGTCCATGCCATCTGCGCCGGCGAGGCGTAGTAACCGGCCCCGGTGATGGGTGTTCCTGCTGTCGCGAACGAGTTGTTTGCTGGTTGGCTGTTGAGCAAGGCCAGGTTCGCGGATGTGACGAAAGTTCGGTTACCCGCTGCATCCCGCACTGATGCTCCGTACGCATCCACAGGCGTGTTCGGCGTCATGTAGCTTGCGCAAAACCAGTTGATCATCATCGGATACAGCGCGGTGGTTCCGTGAGCCGCCTGGTTGTTGTAGGCCTTGATGCGGAACCCGGTCCAGTTGCCGGGAGACCCGGTGACGAAGAAGCTCCCCACCATCATGTAGTTGTCGGCATTCAGGAAGATCATCGGGCGCTCATAAGTCGTGACAGGCTGAGGAAATGTCACATTGCCGTACTGGATCTGATTCGCGCTGCCCGGACCCTGAAATCCGATATTCATGCGTCCGTTGTACCGGACACTGAGCACTCTGTTGGTAGCATCTATCTGGGTGCGAATATTGTTGTTCGCTGCCCTTATGCCGTAGCTGCCCGCGGCAGAAAAAGGCTCGCCACCTTGCGACAGGATCATCACCTGCCAGGTGCTGGTGCGGGGCTGTCGCAGCTGCAGCTGCCCAGCAGTTGCCCAAGCGGGCGGGCTCCAGGTGTAGTCACCGCCGTCAAACAGCGCATCAACCACAACAAAGGACGCCGCCTGGATCTCCGGTATGGCGATGTACTGGTCGAAGGCGTTGTTGCCGACAACCTGTATCATCTTTAGAGAGCGGATCGGCGTAATGGTCGTGTCCAGGGTGATGGCCCCAGACGCATCTCGCGTCCGAAGGCCGTACACGTCGGTCATTGGGTCATCCTCCCTACCGCAGTTCGCTCGATGCCGTTAGCGTCGTACACGTACAAGCCGCCGTTGTTCAGCAGCGTCGAGCCGTTGGCATCCTGGCCACGGAGCGTGAAGGTGCCGGCTGCGAAGTTGATCTCCAGCAGCGGCAGCCCCTGGGTGTTCAGCGCGGCAGACCTGATCGTCATCCCTGCCACGATCTGCTGGATGAACGCCGTGTTGATCACTGCTGAGTTGATGAAGACCTGACCACCCTGGACCACGAAGGGCAGGATGAGCTGGCCACTGACCTCGTCAACCACGCCGAAGCGCTGGGCAAATGCCAAGATTTCCGAGGTATCCCCGTCGGTCCCCACCGACAGTCCAGCCATCACCTTCTTGCCGCCCACGATGGTCTGCGCCTTGATGGTGGTCTGGGCACGAACCCGGCCATCTACCCCAACCACAGCTTCGCTTACCTGCTGGACCGAGGCGGCGGTCTGGCTGATGGATGCCTCCAAGGTGTCCGACTTGCGCGCCAGCGCCTGGTCGGCATCGGCGAGCGTGCGCACCTCGGTGGCGATCTTGGCCTTGGTCTTCCAGGCATCCAGAGCCCCCGTGAGATCACCCTCCCCGCTGTCC of the Pseudomonas asiatica genome contains:
- a CDS encoding DUF2514 family protein, encoding MNWLGAVPAWCWWLIALVLVAGGQQYRVVVAQGETGAARIELADYRLQVAERDRRAAAKTRTEEQRRQAAADEEGESARKKLELAQGRAATAESAADGLRGEIARLRDGHRATCDTIAAQQRQAGTSAVVVLGGLLEESDRMAGGLATALERSRIAGLACEASYNALIN
- a CDS encoding tail fiber assembly protein, yielding MIIKLVPIGSPESLSIARNGESLSINGKIFDFAAVSEGATLPGQAVASPWLLGPVERIGGSLTLTLILPHADDAPQSVRFPSDIVSPPDGQILLPGQNSEVLGQEAPGVVDWSQLVTAEMKAETAAAQLLLAAVTETGRLRKIADDAIAPLQDAVELGRADQAKQDQLKAWKNYRLDLVEVPEQDGYPAIIDWPAPPA
- a CDS encoding glycoside hydrolase family 24 protein: MSRLTETQAGGANVLRFLDLIAFSEGTSTVRASDDGYNVLYGGGLFQGYADHPRRKLTFPINGKPVTSTAAGRYQLLERYWDAYRVSLRLAGGFTPENQDRIALQQIRERKALDDIKAGRIQQAIAKCSNIWASLPGNTYGQNPHRLDKLLGRWVELGGVLA